From the genome of Camelus dromedarius isolate mCamDro1 chromosome 19, mCamDro1.pat, whole genome shotgun sequence, one region includes:
- the LOC116147756 gene encoding translation machinery-associated protein 7, which yields MSGREGGKKKPLKQPKKQAKEMDEEDMAFKQKQKEEQKKLEELKAKAAGKGPLATGGIKKSGKK from the coding sequence ATGTCTGGCCGGGAAGGTGGCAAGAAGAAGCCCCTGAAGCAGCCCAAGAAGCAGGCCAAGGAGATGGACGAGGAAGATATGGCATTCaagcagaagcagaaagaggagcagaagaaactcGAGGAGCTAAAAGCGAAGGCTGCGGGGAAGGGTCCCCTGGCCACAGGTGGAATTAAGAAATCTGGCAAAAAGTAA
- the LOC105087510 gene encoding class I histocompatibility antigen, Gogo-A*0101 alpha chain-like isoform X2 yields MTPRTLLLLLSGALALTETWAGYHSMRYFEIGVSRPERGEPWYTEVGYVDDTQFVRFDSDAPNPRMEPRARWVEQEGPEYWERNTRNAKGHAQTYRVDLNTLRGYYNQSEAGSHTVQRMYGCDVGPDGRLLRGYSQDAYDGKDYIALNEDLRSWTAADAAAQITQRKWEAAGDAEQLRNYLEGTCVEWLGRHLENGKETLQRADPPRTHVTHHPTSDHKATLRCWALGFYPAEISLTWQRDGEDQAQDMELVETRPAGDGTFQKWAALVVPPGEEQRYTCHVQHEGLEEPLTLRWEPSPQPTIPIMVIIVGLVLFVVTAAVVVGVVIWRKRRSGEKGGSYAQAASSDSAQGSDVSLTDPRV; encoded by the exons ATGACGCCCCGAaccctcctcctgctgctctcGGGGGCCCTGGCCCTGACCGAGACCTGGGCGG GCTACCACTCCATGAGATATTTCGAAATTGGGGTGTCTCGGCCCGAACGCGGGGAGCCCTGGTACACGGAAGTCGGCTACGTGGACGACACGCAGTTCGTGCGGTTCGACAGCGACGCCCCGAATCCGAGGATGGAGCCGCGGGCGCGGTGGGTGGAGCAGGAGGGGCCGGAGTACTGGGAACGGAACACACGGAATGCCAAGGGCCACGCACAGACGTACCGAGTGGACCTGAACACCCTGCGCGGCTACTACAACCAGAGCGAGGCCG GGTCTCACACGGTCCAGAGGATGTACGGCTGCGACGTGGGGCCGGACGGGCGCCTCCTCCGCGGGTACAGCCAGGATGCCTACGACGGCAAGGATTACATCGCCCTGAACGAGGACCTGCGCTCCTGGACCGCGGCGGACGCGGCGGCTCAGATCACCCAGCGCAAGTGGGAGGCGGCCGGTGATGCGGAGCAACTGAGGAACTACCTGGAGGGCACGTGTGTGGAGTGGCTCGGCAGACACCTGGAGAACGGGAAGGAGACGCTGCAGCGCGCAG ACCCTCCAAGGACCCATGTGACCCATCACCCCACCTCTGACCATAAGGCCACCCTgaggtgctgggccctgggcttctACCCTGCGGAGATCTCACTGACCTGGCAGCGTGATGGGGAGGACCAGGCACAGGACATGGAGCTCGTGGAAACCAGGCCTGCGGGGGACGGGACCTTCCAGAAGTGGGCGGCCCTGGTGGTGCCTCCTGGAGAGGAGCAGAGATACACGTGCCACGTGCAGCACGAGGGGCTTGAGGAGCCCCTCACCCTgagatggg AGCCATCTCCTCAGCCCACCATCCCCATCATGGTCATCATTGTTGGCCTGGTTCTCTTTGTGGTCACTGCAGCTGTGGTGGTGGGAGTTGTGATCTGGAGGAAGAGGCGTTCAg GTGAAAAAGGAGGAAGCTACGCTCAGGCTGCAA GCAGTGACAGTGCCCAGGGCTCAGATGTGTCTCTCACGGATCCCAGAG tgTGA
- the LOC105087510 gene encoding class I histocompatibility antigen, Gogo-A*0101 alpha chain-like isoform X1 codes for MTPRTLLLLLSGALALTETWAGYHSMRYFEIGVSRPERGEPWYTEVGYVDDTQFVRFDSDAPNPRMEPRARWVEQEGPEYWERNTRNAKGHAQTYRVDLNTLRGYYNQSEAGSHTVQRMYGCDVGPDGRLLRGYSQDAYDGKDYIALNEDLRSWTAADAAAQITQRKWEAAGDAEQLRNYLEGTCVEWLGRHLENGKETLQRADPPRTHVTHHPTSDHKATLRCWALGFYPAEISLTWQRDGEDQAQDMELVETRPAGDGTFQKWAALVVPPGEEQRYTCHVQHEGLEEPLTLRWEPSPQPTIPIMVIIVGLVLFVVTAAVVVGVVIWRKRRSGEKGGSYAQAASSDSAQGSDVSLTDPRGETLEGLDWERGWGRGDALGVGIL; via the exons ATGACGCCCCGAaccctcctcctgctgctctcGGGGGCCCTGGCCCTGACCGAGACCTGGGCGG GCTACCACTCCATGAGATATTTCGAAATTGGGGTGTCTCGGCCCGAACGCGGGGAGCCCTGGTACACGGAAGTCGGCTACGTGGACGACACGCAGTTCGTGCGGTTCGACAGCGACGCCCCGAATCCGAGGATGGAGCCGCGGGCGCGGTGGGTGGAGCAGGAGGGGCCGGAGTACTGGGAACGGAACACACGGAATGCCAAGGGCCACGCACAGACGTACCGAGTGGACCTGAACACCCTGCGCGGCTACTACAACCAGAGCGAGGCCG GGTCTCACACGGTCCAGAGGATGTACGGCTGCGACGTGGGGCCGGACGGGCGCCTCCTCCGCGGGTACAGCCAGGATGCCTACGACGGCAAGGATTACATCGCCCTGAACGAGGACCTGCGCTCCTGGACCGCGGCGGACGCGGCGGCTCAGATCACCCAGCGCAAGTGGGAGGCGGCCGGTGATGCGGAGCAACTGAGGAACTACCTGGAGGGCACGTGTGTGGAGTGGCTCGGCAGACACCTGGAGAACGGGAAGGAGACGCTGCAGCGCGCAG ACCCTCCAAGGACCCATGTGACCCATCACCCCACCTCTGACCATAAGGCCACCCTgaggtgctgggccctgggcttctACCCTGCGGAGATCTCACTGACCTGGCAGCGTGATGGGGAGGACCAGGCACAGGACATGGAGCTCGTGGAAACCAGGCCTGCGGGGGACGGGACCTTCCAGAAGTGGGCGGCCCTGGTGGTGCCTCCTGGAGAGGAGCAGAGATACACGTGCCACGTGCAGCACGAGGGGCTTGAGGAGCCCCTCACCCTgagatggg AGCCATCTCCTCAGCCCACCATCCCCATCATGGTCATCATTGTTGGCCTGGTTCTCTTTGTGGTCACTGCAGCTGTGGTGGTGGGAGTTGTGATCTGGAGGAAGAGGCGTTCAg GTGAAAAAGGAGGAAGCTACGCTCAGGCTGCAA GCAGTGACAGTGCCCAGGGCTCAGATGTGTCTCTCACGGATCCCAGAGGTGAGACCCTGGAGGGCCTAGACTGGGAGAGGGGTTGGGGCAGAGGGGATGCCCTGGGTGTGGGGATTCTCTGA